A region from the Geobacter benzoatilyticus genome encodes:
- a CDS encoding type IV toxin-antitoxin system AbiEi family antitoxin, with amino-acid sequence MAISHYIDDLLAQGTYCFTGVEAAQTQGTSVIATRAALRRLRHKGEIAMPFRGFYVIVTPEFRNLGCLPANHFIPALMAHLEEPYYVGLLTAAEYHGAAHHLPQVFQVVVQRSRPGIACGGVRVDFITRKNVSVIPTQDFKTPRGYLRVSSPEATAFDLAGYPHHAGGLDNSATVLTELAESLNAKELVRIAGLSPIAWSQRLGYLIEHAGAIKLADALAKYVSSKSPVSVPLSHSVTYKGVKLDRRWRLYPNETVTSEI; translated from the coding sequence ATGGCAATTTCGCACTACATTGATGATCTGCTTGCACAGGGGACTTATTGTTTCACTGGAGTTGAGGCGGCCCAGACGCAAGGCACCAGCGTCATTGCTACCCGTGCGGCGCTGCGCCGTTTGCGTCACAAGGGTGAGATTGCTATGCCGTTTCGAGGTTTCTATGTGATCGTAACCCCCGAATTCAGGAACCTGGGATGCCTACCCGCCAATCACTTCATCCCTGCCTTGATGGCTCATCTGGAAGAGCCCTATTATGTCGGACTACTCACCGCTGCTGAATACCACGGTGCTGCTCATCATCTCCCTCAAGTTTTTCAAGTTGTGGTGCAGCGATCTCGTCCTGGAATCGCCTGCGGAGGTGTACGAGTCGACTTCATTACCCGGAAAAATGTTTCTGTAATTCCTACTCAGGATTTCAAAACTCCTCGCGGATATTTGAGAGTTTCAAGCCCTGAGGCCACTGCTTTTGATCTTGCAGGTTATCCTCATCATGCAGGAGGTCTTGATAACTCGGCAACGGTTTTGACCGAACTGGCTGAATCCTTGAATGCCAAAGAACTGGTTCGCATCGCTGGCCTGTCGCCAATCGCGTGGTCACAACGACTTGGATATTTAATTGAACATGCAGGAGCAATAAAACTAGCCGACGCCTTGGCAAAATATGTAAGCAGTAAAAGTCCGGTATCTGTTCCACTTTCCCAT